In Microbacterium sp. AB, a single genomic region encodes these proteins:
- a CDS encoding alpha/beta fold hydrolase, with protein MGYIAVGTTNSTRDELYYEDQGTGQPVVLIHGYPLNGHSWERQTRELLSAGYRVITYDRRGFGQSSKVGSGYDYDTFAADLNTVLETLDLRDVVLVGFSMGTGELARYVSRYGHERIAKLAFLASLEPFLVARDDNPDGVPQEVFDGIAAQAKGDRYAWYAQFFSDFYNLDENLGSRISQEAVTGSWNVAISSAPVAAYAVVPSWIEDFRDDVEAVRASGTPALILHGTADNILPIDATARRFRVALPEAEYVEIEGAPHGLIWTHADEVNAALTAFLGR; from the coding sequence ATGGGCTACATCGCCGTCGGCACCACGAACAGCACCCGGGACGAGCTGTACTACGAGGACCAGGGCACGGGACAGCCGGTCGTGCTCATCCACGGCTATCCGCTGAACGGACACAGCTGGGAGCGCCAGACGCGGGAGCTGCTCTCCGCCGGGTACCGCGTCATCACCTACGACCGCCGCGGATTCGGGCAGTCCTCCAAGGTGGGGTCGGGCTACGACTACGACACGTTCGCCGCCGACCTGAACACCGTGCTGGAGACACTCGACCTGCGCGACGTCGTCCTCGTGGGCTTCTCGATGGGCACGGGCGAGCTCGCCCGGTACGTCTCCCGATACGGCCACGAGCGCATCGCGAAGCTCGCCTTCCTCGCCTCGCTGGAGCCCTTCCTCGTCGCCCGCGACGACAACCCGGACGGCGTGCCGCAGGAGGTCTTCGACGGGATCGCGGCCCAGGCGAAGGGCGACCGCTACGCCTGGTACGCGCAGTTCTTCTCCGACTTCTACAACCTCGACGAGAACCTCGGCAGCCGCATCAGCCAGGAGGCGGTCACCGGCAGCTGGAACGTGGCGATCTCGAGCGCCCCCGTCGCCGCCTACGCCGTCGTCCCGTCGTGGATCGAGGACTTCCGCGACGATGTGGAGGCGGTGCGCGCGAGCGGCACGCCGGCGTTGATCCTGCACGGCACCGCCGACAACATCCTTCCGATCGACGCCACGGCACGACGGTTCCGCGTCGCGCTGCCCGAGGCCGAGTACGTCGAGATCGAGGGCGCCCCGCACGGACTGATCTGGACCCACGCCGACGAGGTCAACGCCGCTCTGACCGCTTTCCTCGGCAGGTGA
- a CDS encoding ammonium transporter, whose translation MPPADLAWMLAAFALVLLMFPGLALFYGGMLDGRNALNMFMMVMGSLAVTSVVYVLFVHGLVVGDSVGGLGLIGDPLPFLDGSVYTADDGSDSAYWAAFYTLFAAISIGIVASGAAGRMRFGAWLLFAVLWVVLVYAPLAHWVFTFSDEESGYVGGWIRNVLELHDYAGGTAVHMNAGAAALALALVLGPRRAPAGRPHNLSLVLLGAGFLFFGWIGFNGGTAAGANFLAGYVTFTTLLAALAGSLGFMLVERIRDGQATTLGFATGLIAGLVGITPAADAVTPVGSVVLGFVTAIVVAWAITWKRRHKIDDSFDAFAVHGIGGIVGAYFVVLFGAASAPAGIAGVLFGGDPLLVVRETVAIVVTCVYSFGVTYAIAWVMDRVRPIRVSERVEADGLDRGLHAETAYEFDRV comes from the coding sequence ATGCCCCCAGCCGATCTCGCGTGGATGCTCGCCGCCTTCGCGCTCGTCCTCCTGATGTTCCCCGGCCTCGCCCTCTTCTACGGCGGCATGCTCGACGGCCGCAACGCGCTCAACATGTTCATGATGGTCATGGGCTCCCTCGCCGTCACCTCCGTCGTCTACGTCCTGTTCGTGCACGGCCTCGTCGTGGGCGACTCCGTCGGCGGGCTCGGGCTGATCGGCGACCCGCTCCCCTTCCTCGACGGGAGCGTCTACACCGCCGACGACGGATCCGACTCCGCGTACTGGGCGGCGTTCTACACGCTGTTCGCCGCCATCAGCATCGGGATCGTCGCCTCGGGAGCCGCGGGACGCATGAGGTTCGGCGCCTGGCTGCTCTTCGCCGTGCTCTGGGTCGTGCTCGTCTACGCGCCCCTCGCTCACTGGGTCTTCACGTTCAGCGACGAGGAGAGCGGATACGTCGGCGGCTGGATCCGCAACGTCCTGGAGCTGCACGACTACGCCGGCGGCACCGCCGTCCACATGAACGCCGGCGCCGCCGCACTCGCGCTCGCCCTCGTCCTCGGCCCGCGACGCGCGCCCGCCGGCCGCCCGCACAACCTCAGCCTCGTGCTGCTGGGGGCCGGGTTCCTCTTCTTCGGATGGATCGGCTTCAACGGCGGCACCGCCGCCGGGGCGAACTTCCTCGCGGGCTATGTGACGTTCACCACCCTGCTCGCCGCGCTCGCCGGCAGCCTCGGCTTCATGCTCGTCGAGCGGATCCGGGACGGCCAGGCGACGACCCTCGGGTTCGCCACCGGGCTCATCGCCGGCCTCGTCGGGATCACCCCCGCAGCCGACGCCGTCACCCCGGTCGGATCGGTCGTCCTGGGCTTCGTCACCGCCATCGTGGTCGCCTGGGCGATCACCTGGAAACGTCGGCACAAGATCGACGACTCCTTCGACGCCTTCGCCGTCCACGGCATCGGCGGCATCGTCGGGGCGTACTTCGTGGTGCTCTTCGGCGCCGCCTCGGCTCCCGCCGGGATCGCCGGCGTCCTCTTCGGAGGCGACCCCCTGCTCGTCGTCCGGGAGACCGTCGCGATCGTCGTCACCTGCGTGTACTCGTTCGGCGTCACCTACGCGATCGCCTGGGTGATGGACCGGGTCCGTCCGATCCGGGTCTCCGAGCGTGTCGAGGCCGACGGCCTCGACAGGGGCCTGCACGCCGAGACCGCCTACGAGTTCGACCGCGTCTAG
- a CDS encoding CueP family metal-binding protein — MTSTRRAALLSAAAIALTLTISSCTASDPAPSPAASSPEGSSAVDDESLEELAGLGAEEIIAALEAVPVSERRDDLRASVESNQVLLSSDGEEISVPVPEGQHHLSVAPYVSSTHDCYYHSLTTCTGELGGEEVTVRIVDDESGEVYVDESTALHDSGYIGFWLPQDRTVTVTVTSDAGEGTVTTSTGEDDLTCLTSLQLT, encoded by the coding sequence ATGACCTCGACACGACGCGCTGCTCTGCTCTCGGCAGCGGCCATCGCGCTGACTCTGACCATCTCCTCCTGCACGGCGTCGGACCCCGCGCCGAGCCCGGCCGCCTCCTCGCCGGAGGGCTCGTCGGCCGTGGACGACGAGAGCCTGGAGGAGCTGGCGGGCCTCGGGGCGGAGGAGATCATCGCGGCGCTCGAGGCCGTGCCCGTGTCGGAGCGTCGCGACGATCTGCGGGCGTCGGTCGAGTCGAACCAGGTCCTGCTGTCGTCGGACGGCGAGGAGATCAGCGTCCCCGTTCCCGAGGGACAGCACCATCTCTCCGTCGCGCCGTACGTGTCGAGCACCCACGACTGCTACTACCACTCCCTCACGACCTGCACCGGCGAGCTCGGCGGCGAGGAGGTCACGGTCCGGATCGTCGACGACGAGTCCGGCGAGGTCTACGTCGACGAGTCGACCGCCCTGCACGACAGCGGATACATCGGGTTCTGGCTCCCGCAGGACCGCACCGTCACGGTCACCGTCACCTCGGACGCGGGCGAGGGGACGGTGACCACGTCCACGGGCGAGGACGATCTCACCTGCCTGACGAGCCTGCAGCTGACCTAG
- a CDS encoding cation-translocating P-type ATPase, with protein sequence MTSPTSANATLSVALPHARTASEVEEALDVSAGGLSSEDAADRLSSAGPNRLPEPRRTHPVLRFLSHFNDTLIYILLGSAVIKAVMGDWLEFWVIAAVALVNAVIGFIQEGRAEKALAGIRGMLSAEASARRDGAWATVPAEELVPGDVVRLAPGDKVPADMRLVQADRLRVDESALTGESVPASKSVDPVPADAGVGDRSSMAFSGTIVSGGQGRGIVTGTGAATEIGRIQALVGDAEALDTPLTKQLDGFAKVLTLVILGMAAVMLAIGRYLHGMPFGELVSAAIGFAVAAVPEGLPALVTITLAIGVQQMARRQAITRKLTAVETLGSVTTVCSDKTGTLTKNEMTVRRIVTPAAEYDVTGLGYDPAGDIVPVGGAVAGPDLAAILSVGDLCNDAHIVQDGERWSLVGEPTEGALKVVASKGGSDGSRSTRVGVLPFDSEHKLMATVHRAPDGSRALLVKGAPDRLLDRSTSQRSDQGRAPLDRARWDAAIDELSGQGLRVLAAARREAGDGDGVDLDDLVDLEFLGVWGIVDPPRPEAIEAIADCHTAGVRVKMITGDHAGTAFAIAREMGIVDDSRTRVLTGAELEALSQEQLKDVVRDVDVYARTSPEHKIRIVRALQAHDEVVAMTGDGVNDAPALTRADVGIAMGVKGTEATKEAAEIVLADDNFATIRGAIREGRRIYDNLRKSVVFLLPTNGAQSLVILFAVVFGFSLPLTPVQVLWVNMVTAVTLSLALAYEPAERGIMQRPPRAPGGSIISGRELGFVLMVSLLIGGATLAAFFIALGASTGMDQARTIAVTTLALGQLAFLFNCRLLSRSSLTLDALRGNRAVWWAAAALIVLQLIYTYVPAFNGLFGSTPISFAWWLVPVALALVVFIVVEGLKALRGRLPF encoded by the coding sequence ATGACCTCGCCGACGTCCGCGAACGCCACTCTGTCCGTCGCCCTGCCGCACGCGCGCACGGCATCGGAGGTCGAGGAGGCGCTGGACGTCTCCGCCGGCGGCCTCTCCTCGGAGGACGCCGCGGATCGCCTGTCGTCCGCGGGGCCGAACAGGCTTCCGGAGCCGAGGCGCACGCATCCGGTGCTGCGGTTCCTCTCCCACTTCAACGACACGCTCATCTACATCCTCCTGGGCTCGGCCGTGATCAAGGCCGTCATGGGCGACTGGCTCGAGTTCTGGGTGATCGCCGCGGTCGCGCTCGTCAACGCCGTGATCGGCTTCATCCAGGAGGGGCGTGCGGAGAAGGCTCTCGCCGGCATCCGGGGCATGCTCTCCGCCGAGGCCAGCGCTCGGCGGGACGGCGCCTGGGCGACGGTGCCCGCCGAGGAGCTCGTGCCCGGCGACGTGGTCCGTCTCGCGCCGGGCGACAAGGTCCCCGCGGACATGCGCCTGGTCCAGGCGGACCGGCTGCGGGTCGACGAGTCCGCGTTGACGGGGGAGTCGGTCCCGGCGTCGAAGAGCGTGGATCCCGTCCCCGCCGACGCGGGCGTCGGCGACCGCTCGTCCATGGCGTTCTCGGGCACGATCGTGTCGGGCGGGCAGGGGCGCGGGATCGTGACGGGCACGGGGGCCGCCACCGAGATCGGTCGCATCCAGGCGCTCGTGGGCGACGCGGAGGCGCTCGACACGCCGCTCACGAAGCAGCTCGACGGCTTCGCGAAGGTGCTCACGCTCGTCATCCTGGGGATGGCCGCCGTCATGCTCGCGATCGGGCGGTATCTGCACGGGATGCCGTTCGGAGAGCTCGTCTCGGCGGCCATCGGGTTCGCCGTGGCGGCGGTGCCGGAGGGCCTTCCCGCCCTCGTGACGATCACGCTCGCCATCGGCGTCCAGCAGATGGCGCGCCGTCAGGCGATCACGCGCAAGCTCACCGCGGTGGAGACCCTCGGATCGGTCACCACCGTCTGCTCCGACAAGACCGGGACGCTGACGAAGAACGAGATGACGGTGCGCCGGATCGTGACGCCGGCCGCCGAGTACGACGTGACGGGGCTGGGCTATGACCCGGCCGGCGACATCGTCCCCGTCGGAGGCGCCGTCGCCGGCCCCGACCTCGCGGCGATCCTGTCGGTCGGGGACCTCTGCAACGACGCGCACATCGTGCAGGACGGCGAGCGCTGGAGCCTCGTCGGAGAGCCCACGGAGGGCGCGCTCAAGGTGGTGGCCTCGAAGGGCGGCTCGGACGGCTCGCGGAGCACGCGCGTGGGCGTGCTCCCCTTCGACTCGGAGCACAAGCTCATGGCGACGGTGCACCGGGCGCCCGACGGCTCGCGCGCGCTGCTCGTCAAGGGGGCGCCCGATCGGCTGCTCGACCGTTCCACCTCGCAGCGTTCCGATCAGGGGCGTGCCCCGCTCGACCGTGCGCGGTGGGACGCCGCGATCGACGAGCTGAGCGGACAGGGGCTGCGCGTCCTCGCCGCGGCACGGCGGGAGGCGGGCGACGGCGACGGCGTCGATCTCGACGATCTCGTCGATCTCGAGTTCCTCGGCGTCTGGGGCATCGTCGACCCGCCGCGTCCGGAGGCGATCGAGGCCATCGCCGACTGCCACACGGCGGGCGTGCGCGTGAAGATGATCACGGGCGATCACGCGGGCACGGCCTTCGCGATCGCGCGCGAGATGGGCATCGTGGACGACTCCCGGACGCGCGTCCTCACCGGGGCCGAGCTGGAGGCGCTCAGCCAGGAGCAGCTGAAGGACGTCGTGCGCGACGTCGACGTCTACGCGCGCACGAGTCCCGAGCACAAGATCCGCATCGTCCGCGCCCTGCAGGCGCACGACGAGGTCGTGGCGATGACGGGCGACGGCGTCAACGACGCCCCCGCGCTCACGCGCGCGGACGTGGGCATCGCGATGGGGGTGAAGGGCACGGAGGCGACGAAGGAGGCCGCGGAGATCGTCCTCGCCGACGACAACTTCGCGACGATCCGCGGCGCGATCCGCGAGGGCCGTCGCATCTACGACAACCTCCGGAAGTCCGTCGTCTTCCTGCTGCCCACCAACGGCGCGCAGTCCCTCGTGATCCTGTTCGCGGTGGTCTTCGGCTTCTCTCTCCCGCTGACTCCCGTGCAGGTGCTGTGGGTCAACATGGTCACCGCCGTGACGCTCTCGCTCGCCCTCGCCTATGAGCCCGCCGAGCGCGGGATCATGCAGCGTCCGCCGCGGGCGCCGGGCGGATCGATCATCTCGGGACGCGAGCTCGGATTCGTGCTGATGGTGTCGCTCCTCATCGGGGGCGCCACGCTGGCCGCCTTCTTCATCGCGCTCGGGGCGAGCACGGGGATGGATCAGGCGCGTACGATCGCCGTGACGACGCTCGCGCTCGGGCAGCTCGCCTTCCTCTTCAACTGCCGGCTGCTCAGCCGTTCGAGCCTCACCCTCGATGCGCTTCGCGGCAACCGGGCGGTGTGGTGGGCCGCCGCGGCGCTCATCGTCCTGCAGCTGATCTACACGTATGTGCCGGCCTTCAACGGCCTCTTCGGCTCGACCCCGATCTCGTTCGCGTGGTGGCTGGTCCCCGTGGCACTGGCCCTCGTCGTGTTCATCGTTGTCGAGGGGCTCAAGGCGCTCCGAGGCCGCTTGCCCTTCTGA
- the mmsB gene encoding multiple monosaccharide ABC transporter permease codes for MSSADAPASPIRGAIAFLTSRLRQIGIFIALIAIVLFFQIVTSGRLLTAGNVSNIIVQNSYILILAIGMVMIIIAGHIDLSVGSVAAFVGAVSGVLIVHWGWPWWAGIVASLLIGAIVGAWQGFWVAFVGIPAFIVTLAGMLLFRGLTQIVLGNTQITPFPAEYRQLGGGYLFPQLFPASSSPAEWITVGLGVLALVLYVSSSLRERGKRVGLGLESEPASWFWVKLVFISALIAYLTYLLGVAPGSRGTPIVLIVLAALILAYSLVMNRSVFGRHVYAIGGNRHAADLSGIKSKKVDFFLFVNMGVLAALAGLVFTGRLNSAGPGAGNLFELDAIAAAFIGGAAVQGGVGTVIGAITGGLIMGVLNNGMSLLGIGTDYQQFIKGLVLLLAVAFDVWNKRRTRAS; via the coding sequence ATGTCCTCAGCTGACGCCCCCGCATCGCCCATCCGCGGTGCGATCGCGTTCCTGACCTCACGCCTGCGCCAGATCGGCATCTTCATCGCGCTCATCGCGATCGTGCTCTTCTTCCAGATCGTGACCAGCGGCCGCCTCCTCACGGCCGGCAACGTCTCGAACATCATCGTCCAGAACAGCTACATCCTCATCCTCGCGATCGGGATGGTGATGATCATCATCGCCGGCCACATCGACCTGTCGGTCGGCTCGGTCGCGGCGTTCGTCGGCGCCGTGTCGGGTGTCCTGATCGTGCACTGGGGATGGCCGTGGTGGGCGGGCATCGTGGCGTCACTGCTCATCGGCGCGATCGTCGGCGCCTGGCAGGGGTTCTGGGTGGCGTTCGTGGGGATACCCGCGTTCATCGTGACGCTCGCGGGCATGCTCCTCTTCCGCGGTCTCACCCAGATCGTGCTCGGCAACACGCAGATCACGCCCTTCCCGGCGGAGTACCGGCAGCTCGGCGGCGGCTATCTGTTCCCGCAGCTCTTCCCCGCGTCGAGCTCCCCGGCGGAGTGGATCACGGTCGGGCTCGGCGTCCTCGCGCTCGTGCTGTACGTCTCCTCCTCCCTGCGCGAGCGCGGCAAGCGCGTGGGGCTCGGTCTCGAGAGCGAGCCGGCGTCGTGGTTCTGGGTGAAGCTCGTCTTCATCTCCGCGCTCATCGCCTACCTCACGTACCTGCTCGGCGTCGCCCCGGGATCGCGGGGCACGCCCATCGTGCTCATCGTCCTCGCGGCGCTCATCCTGGCGTACTCGCTCGTCATGAACCGCTCGGTGTTCGGCCGGCACGTCTATGCGATCGGCGGCAACCGTCACGCGGCAGACCTCTCGGGCATCAAGTCGAAGAAGGTCGACTTCTTCCTCTTCGTCAACATGGGCGTCCTGGCGGCGCTCGCGGGCCTCGTGTTCACCGGGCGGCTCAACTCCGCCGGACCCGGCGCGGGCAACCTGTTCGAGCTCGACGCCATCGCGGCGGCGTTCATCGGCGGCGCGGCGGTGCAGGGCGGCGTCGGAACGGTGATCGGCGCCATCACGGGTGGTCTCATCATGGGCGTGCTGAACAACGGCATGTCGCTGCTCGGCATCGGCACCGACTACCAGCAGTTCATCAAGGGCCTCGTGCTGCTGCTCGCCGTCGCGTTCGACGTCTGGAACAAGCGCCGCACCCGCGCGAGCTGA
- a CDS encoding P-II family nitrogen regulator, with amino-acid sequence MKLITAVIQPGRLDDVRSALVDAGATGLTVARVKGHGAQQGRTEYYRGEAHAVEFRDKLRLELLTADEEAERIVDVIVAAARTGAIGDGKVWVTDVSHVVRVRTGERGPEAV; translated from the coding sequence ATGAAGCTCATCACCGCCGTCATCCAGCCCGGCCGGCTCGACGACGTCCGCTCCGCCCTCGTCGACGCGGGCGCGACGGGGCTCACCGTCGCCCGGGTCAAGGGCCACGGCGCCCAGCAGGGGCGCACCGAGTACTACCGCGGGGAGGCGCACGCCGTGGAGTTCCGCGACAAGCTCCGCCTCGAGCTGCTCACCGCCGACGAGGAGGCCGAGCGCATCGTCGACGTCATCGTCGCCGCCGCCCGCACGGGCGCGATCGGGGACGGCAAGGTCTGGGTGACCGACGTCTCCCACGTCGTCCGGGTGCGGACGGGCGAGCGCGGGCCGGAGGCGGTCTGA
- a CDS encoding ABC-F family ATP-binding cassette domain-containing protein: MAHLLGAEALHLEYPARIVFDSVTIGVNEGDRIGIVGRNGDGKSSLLGMLAGLREPGSGRVTVRGGVTIGVLDQADTLDDDDTIGHAVVGDAAEHEWAGDARVRDVISGLLGDLPWDARLDSLSGGQRRRVALARLLAGDWDVLALDEPTNHLDVEAISWLAAHLKRRWPASAGGLLVVTHDRWFLDEVCTVTWEVHDRIVESFEGGYAAYVLQRVERDRQVAAIEQRRQNIARKELAWLRRGAPARTSKPKFRIDAANDLIADVPEIRDAVALQSLAVSRLGKDVVDLLDVSVSFGDREVLKKVEWRIAPGERTGILGVNGAGKSTLLGLISGTTEPTSGRVKRGKTVKTATLTQRMDELDEHLDDPVRVVVSGLRTSYTIGSGSKAQELTPGQLLERMGFSSAQLSTPVKDLSGGQKRRLQLLLILLDQPNVLILDEPTNDLDTDMLAAIEDLLDSWSGTLLVVSHDRYFLERVTDQQYAILDGRLRHLPGGVDEYLRLRAAQDAQRAKSAPASVPTGSSGLSGADLRAAQKELAAAERKLERLGSDIAKVHARMAVHDQSDYEGLGALSAEIRALEQQTSDLEERWLELSEEIG; encoded by the coding sequence ATGGCGCATCTTCTCGGGGCCGAGGCCCTGCATCTCGAGTACCCCGCCCGCATCGTCTTCGACTCCGTCACGATCGGCGTGAACGAGGGCGACCGGATCGGTATCGTCGGCCGCAACGGCGACGGGAAGTCGAGCCTGCTCGGGATGCTCGCCGGTCTGCGCGAGCCCGGCTCCGGTCGGGTGACGGTGCGCGGAGGCGTGACGATCGGGGTCCTCGACCAGGCCGACACGCTCGACGACGACGACACGATCGGCCACGCGGTGGTGGGCGATGCGGCCGAGCACGAATGGGCGGGCGACGCACGGGTGCGCGACGTCATCTCCGGGCTGCTGGGCGACCTGCCCTGGGACGCCCGGCTCGACAGCCTGTCGGGCGGACAGCGACGACGCGTGGCCCTCGCGCGCCTGCTCGCGGGGGACTGGGACGTCCTCGCGCTCGACGAGCCGACGAACCATCTCGACGTCGAGGCCATCTCGTGGCTGGCGGCCCATCTCAAGCGCCGTTGGCCCGCGAGCGCCGGCGGTCTCCTCGTCGTCACGCACGATCGGTGGTTCCTCGACGAGGTGTGCACGGTCACGTGGGAGGTGCACGACCGCATCGTCGAGTCCTTCGAAGGCGGCTACGCGGCCTATGTCCTGCAGCGCGTCGAGCGGGATCGTCAGGTGGCCGCCATCGAGCAGAGGCGGCAGAACATCGCGCGGAAGGAGCTCGCCTGGCTGCGCCGCGGCGCCCCGGCCCGGACGTCGAAGCCGAAGTTCCGCATCGATGCGGCCAACGACCTCATCGCGGACGTCCCCGAGATCCGCGATGCGGTCGCCCTGCAGTCCCTCGCCGTGAGCCGCCTCGGCAAGGACGTCGTCGACCTGCTCGACGTCTCCGTCTCGTTCGGCGACAGGGAGGTCCTGAAGAAGGTCGAGTGGCGCATCGCGCCCGGCGAGCGCACGGGGATCCTCGGCGTGAACGGAGCGGGCAAGTCGACGCTCCTCGGACTGATCTCCGGCACGACCGAGCCGACGAGCGGCCGCGTCAAGCGAGGCAAGACGGTCAAGACCGCCACGCTCACGCAGCGGATGGACGAGCTCGACGAGCATCTCGACGACCCCGTGCGCGTGGTCGTCTCCGGCCTGCGGACGAGCTACACGATCGGCTCCGGCTCCAAGGCGCAGGAGCTCACCCCCGGCCAGCTCCTGGAGAGGATGGGGTTCTCCTCCGCTCAGCTGTCGACCCCGGTGAAGGACCTCTCGGGCGGGCAGAAGCGACGCCTGCAGCTCCTGCTCATCCTCCTCGATCAGCCGAACGTGCTCATCCTCGACGAGCCGACCAACGACCTCGACACGGACATGCTCGCCGCCATCGAGGATCTGCTCGACTCGTGGTCGGGGACGCTCCTCGTCGTCTCGCACGACCGGTACTTCCTGGAGCGGGTGACGGACCAGCAGTACGCGATCCTCGACGGGCGCCTGCGGCACCTGCCGGGCGGGGTCGACGAGTACCTGCGGCTGCGGGCCGCGCAGGACGCGCAGCGCGCGAAGAGCGCTCCGGCGTCCGTCCCGACGGGGTCGTCGGGACTCTCCGGAGCCGATCTTCGTGCCGCCCAGAAGGAGCTCGCGGCCGCCGAGCGGAAGCTCGAGAGGCTGGGCTCCGACATCGCGAAGGTGCACGCTCGCATGGCGGTCCACGACCAGAGCGACTACGAGGGGCTGGGAGCCCTCTCCGCGGAGATCCGGGCGCTGGAGCAGCAGACCTCGGATCTCGAGGAGCGCTGGCTGGAGCTCTCCGAGGAGATCGGCTGA
- the mmsA gene encoding multiple monosaccharide ABC transporter ATP-binding protein, with product MRDITKEFPGVKALQDVTLEVERGSVHAICGENGAGKSTLMKVLSGVYPHGTYDGEIVLENSTAEFRDIRDSERAGVVIIHQELALSPYLSIAENIFLGNERQRNGFIDWDETNVEAQKLLARVGLGDNPATPVREIGVGKQQLVEIAKALSKRVKLLILDEPTAALNDEDSAHLLDLIRHLKGQGITSIIISHKLNEIRSVADRVTIIRDGRTIETLELSAHEVSENRIIKGMVGRDLENRYPDRTVEIGEEVFRIEDWWVHHPTEPGRVVIHGANLSVRAGEVVGIAGLMGAGRTELGMSVFGRTYGSNISGRVFVRGKEVNTRTVSDAIANGIAYATEDRKVYGLNLLEDIKRNISLASLRKLAKGGWVDAQQEYVVAERYRKSMNIKAPSVASVVGKLSGGNQQKVVLSKWLFSDPEVLILDEPTRGIDVGAKYEIYTLINELAAQGKAIVVISSELPELLGISDRIYAISEGHITGELPIADATPESLMHLMTKEKESDHVLS from the coding sequence ATGCGCGACATCACCAAGGAGTTCCCGGGCGTCAAGGCACTGCAAGACGTGACGCTCGAGGTCGAGCGCGGATCCGTCCACGCCATCTGCGGCGAGAACGGCGCCGGCAAGTCGACCCTCATGAAGGTGCTGTCGGGCGTCTACCCGCACGGCACCTACGACGGCGAGATCGTCCTGGAGAACTCCACGGCGGAGTTCCGCGACATCCGCGACTCCGAGCGCGCCGGCGTCGTCATCATCCATCAGGAGCTGGCGCTGAGCCCCTACCTCTCCATCGCGGAGAACATCTTCCTCGGCAACGAGCGCCAGAGGAACGGCTTCATCGACTGGGACGAGACGAACGTCGAGGCGCAGAAGCTGCTCGCGCGCGTCGGCCTCGGCGACAACCCCGCGACCCCCGTGCGCGAGATCGGCGTCGGCAAGCAGCAGCTCGTCGAGATCGCGAAGGCCCTGTCGAAGCGCGTCAAGCTCCTCATCCTCGACGAGCCGACCGCCGCGCTCAACGACGAGGACTCCGCACACCTCCTCGACCTGATCCGCCACCTCAAGGGGCAGGGCATCACGTCGATCATCATCAGCCACAAGCTCAACGAGATCAGATCCGTCGCCGACCGCGTCACGATCATCCGCGACGGGCGCACGATCGAGACGCTCGAGCTCTCCGCCCACGAGGTGTCGGAGAACCGCATCATCAAGGGGATGGTCGGTCGCGACCTGGAGAACCGCTACCCCGACCGCACGGTCGAGATCGGCGAGGAGGTCTTCCGGATCGAGGACTGGTGGGTCCACCATCCCACCGAGCCGGGCCGGGTCGTCATCCACGGGGCCAACCTCAGCGTCCGCGCCGGGGAGGTCGTCGGCATCGCCGGCCTCATGGGGGCGGGACGCACGGAGCTCGGGATGAGCGTGTTCGGGCGGACGTACGGGTCGAACATCTCCGGCCGCGTCTTCGTGCGCGGCAAGGAGGTGAACACGCGGACCGTCTCGGATGCGATCGCGAACGGCATCGCCTACGCCACCGAGGACCGCAAGGTCTATGGGCTCAACCTCCTCGAGGACATCAAGCGGAACATCTCGCTCGCGTCGCTCCGCAAGCTCGCGAAGGGCGGCTGGGTCGACGCACAGCAGGAGTACGTCGTCGCCGAGCGCTACCGCAAGAGCATGAACATCAAGGCGCCGTCCGTGGCGTCGGTGGTCGGCAAGCTCTCGGGAGGGAACCAGCAGAAGGTCGTCCTCTCGAAGTGGCTCTTCTCGGACCCCGAGGTGCTCATCCTCGACGAGCCGACGCGCGGCATCGACGTCGGCGCGAAGTACGAGATCTACACGCTCATCAACGAGCTCGCGGCCCAGGGCAAGGCGATCGTCGTGATCTCCTCCGAGCTGCCGGAGCTCCTCGGCATCTCCGACCGGATCTACGCGATCTCGGAAGGGCACATCACGGGCGAGCTGCCGATCGCCGACGCGACGCCCGAGTCGCTCATGCACCTCATGACGAAGGAGAAGGAATCCGACCATGTCCTCAGCTGA